A single region of the Amblyraja radiata isolate CabotCenter1 unplaced genomic scaffold, sAmbRad1.1.pri scaffold_497_ctg1, whole genome shotgun sequence genome encodes:
- the LOC116970050 gene encoding zinc finger protein 239-like — MCFARLSGLRMHQRCGEGFTCSTRLLAHQRVHSGEKTFSCSECGKNVKTKNELKIHQRVHTGEKPYGCSTCGKSFKRKYLLKIHSRVHTGEKPYGCSTCGMRFAQSSGLRVHQRSFKRKYLLKIHSRVHTGEKPYGCSTCGMRFTQSSGLRVHQRVIGGQHEL, encoded by the exons aTGTGTTTTGCccggttgtcggggctgcggaTGCACCAGCGG TGCGGcgagggcttcacctgctccactcggctgctggcccatcagcgggTGCACTCTGGCGAGAAGACCTTTAGCTGCTCCGAGTGTGGCAAGAACGTCAAGACGAAGAATGAGCTGAAGATTCACCAGcgtgtgcacacgggcgagaagccctatggctgctccacctgcggaaaGAGCTTCAAGAGGAAGTATCTGCTAAAGATCCActcgcgggtgcacacgggcgagaagccctatggctgctccacctgtggaaTGAGGTTTGCCCAGTCATCGGGGCTGCGGGTGCACCAGAGG agcttcaagaggaAGTATCTGCTGAAGATCCACTCGcgagtgcacacgggcgagaagccctatggctgctccacctgtggaaTGAGGTTTACCCAGTCGTCGGGGCTGCGGGTGCACCAACGG GTTATTGGCGGTCAGCATGAACTCTAA